Proteins encoded in a region of the Lathamus discolor isolate bLatDis1 chromosome Z, bLatDis1.hap1, whole genome shotgun sequence genome:
- the CARTPT gene encoding cocaine- and amphetamine-regulated transcript protein: protein MESCRALALCAVAAALLLSARGQGPTPPRRGRDLGSAGGSSREKELIEALQEVLEKLKSKRVPHYEKKFGQVPMCDAGEQCAVRKGARIGKLCDCPRGTSCNSFLLKCL from the exons ATGGAGAGCTGCCGGGCGCTGGCGCTCTGCGCAGTGGCGGCCGCCCTGCTGCTGAGTGCCCGCGGGCAGGGGCCGACACCACCGCGCCGCGGCCGCGACCTGGGGTCCGCCGGAGGCTCCTCCAGGGAGAAGGAGCTG ATCGAGGcgctgcaggaggtgctggagaaGCTGAAGAGCAAGCGGGTGCCGCACTACGAGAAGAAGTTCGGGCAGGTGCCCATG TGTGACGCCGGGGAGCAGTGCGCCGTGAGGAAGGGGGCCCGCATCGGGAAGCTGTGCGACTGCCCCCGGGGGACGTCGTGCAATTCCTTTCTCCTCAAGTGCCTGTGA